A stretch of Vibrio maritimus DNA encodes these proteins:
- the smpB gene encoding SsrA-binding protein SmpB, whose product MVKKNSKNKAGSNTIAQNKKARHEFHIQDEIEAGIELQGWEVKSLRSGKANIAESYVFLRDGQAYISGMSIIPLNQASTHIVAEPTRVRKLLMHRRELDKLIGLVNRDGMALVATTMYWSRSWAKIKVGVAKGKKLHDKRADLKEKDWARDKARIMKSNLR is encoded by the coding sequence ATGGTAAAGAAGAATTCAAAGAATAAAGCGGGTAGCAATACCATCGCTCAGAACAAGAAAGCTCGCCACGAATTTCACATTCAGGACGAGATCGAAGCTGGTATCGAGCTGCAAGGCTGGGAAGTTAAATCCCTACGCTCAGGCAAAGCCAATATCGCTGAGAGCTACGTTTTCCTACGTGATGGCCAAGCTTACATCAGCGGCATGTCTATCATTCCGCTCAACCAAGCATCAACTCACATTGTTGCCGAGCCAACGCGCGTGCGTAAACTGCTCATGCACCGCCGCGAACTAGACAAGCTTATCGGTCTAGTTAACCGTGACGGTATGGCGCTGGTTGCTACGACTATGTATTGGTCGCGCTCTTGGGCTAAGATCAAAGTAGGCGTCGCGAAAGGTAAAAAGCTTCACGACAAACGTGCTGATTTGAAAGAAAAAGATTGGGCACGTGATAAAGCGCGAATCATGAAGAGTAATTTGCGCTAA